In Xylocopa sonorina isolate GNS202 chromosome 3, iyXylSono1_principal, whole genome shotgun sequence, one genomic interval encodes:
- the LOC143433493 gene encoding uncharacterized protein LOC143433493, producing the protein MKFNKDQTLELIAQYRKRSLLWDPKSPNRYNKIRKEEAWQEIAQRMKRSVDECKKKMEYLLTALRREKMKIRKSIRKGIGEVYESSWFAFESMKFIWDKNNCRRTLNTVAGVIKEEVDMPTEVPNEEVNSGLARLQDKNPDPSSSNAQCSQQLSPKKKLKTQVDQHLDKAFQILTTSAHQLNDESHHFGNFVASKLRNYDENVRHAIQSDIMNIFMRANRGYYNNFSNYRDLNKYI; encoded by the exons ATGAAGTTTAACAAGGATCAGACACTAGAACTGATAGCGCAGTATCGTAAAAGAAGTTTGCTTTGggacccaaaaagtcccaatcGTTATAACAAAATACGAAAAGAAGAAGCGTGGCAAGAAATCGCGCAAAGAATGAAAAGATCGGTGGACGAATGCAaaaagaaaatggagtaccttCTGACGGCCCTTAGAAGAGAGAAAATGAAGATACGAAAGAGCATTCGTAAAG GAATAGGAGAAGTTTACGAAAGCTCTTGGTTCGCCTTTGAATCTATGAAATTCATATGGGATAAGAACAATTGTAGGCGTACACTGAACACA GTGGCTGGAGTTATAAAGGAAGAAGTGGACATGCCGACCGAAGTGCCAAATGAGGAAGTGAATTCCGGTCTGGCGAGATTGCAGGATAAAAATCCTGATCCCAGTTCAAGCAACGCACAGTGCTCTCAACAGCTCTCGCCGAAGAAAAAACTGAAGACACAGGTGGATCAACACCTGGATAAAgcgtttcaaattttaacaaccTCGGCTCATCAATTAAATGACGAGAGTCATCACTTTGGAAATTTCGTCGCTTCGAAATTGCGAAATTACGACGAGAACGTACGTCATGCCATCCAAAGTGATATCATGAACATATTTATGAGAGCTAACAGAGGCTACTATAATAATTTCAGTAACTATCGTGACCTAAATAAGTATATATAA
- the LOC143433620 gene encoding CD151 antigen — protein MERKSFSVSRIFVCCSNVIFLISGFALMSLGALLLADDKRILLSRLLGPGDIHPDQPLFYYLAFAVVGLGFLITLTSLLGCWATCLYNRCATVSYLVTIILLLLGECTVCVLVVFWPHVLGIDVRPARLIRALQRSYAVPGREQFTAALDLVQTTFACCGINGSSNYGTSWWRLQEIGRRELVVPLSCCTLSNVNQTDSFLNPEPANLTLCQALNPAEHQYARHTTGCLEMLEKWTQDQALILLTVGLAVIFVEVGALLSTFFACSKGSKRAKSQASTFTSTQTLSPFSESDHDYGLGIENRMHASGTTFGGKS, from the exons ATGGAAAGGAAAAGCTTCAGTGTGTCGCGGATTTTTGTCTGCTGTTCCAATGTCATTTTCTTG ATATCCGGTTTTGCGTTGATGTCATTAGGAGCGCTGTTACTAGCAGACGATAAACGTATTTTATTATCGCGTTTACTGGGACCAGGAGACATACATCCCGATCAACCGTTGTTTTATTACTTAGCCTTTGCAGTCGTTGGACTTGGATTTCTGATCACGCTTACCAGTCTGCTAGGATGCTGGGCAACTTGTCTCTACAATCGATGCGCTACCGTATCG TATCTCGTCACGATAATCTTGCTGCTGCTCGGCGAATGCACCGTCTGCGTTCTGGTGGTGTTCTGGCCGCACGTTCTAGGCATCGATGTGAGACCAGCGCGATTGATACGCGCTTTACAGCGCAGCTACGCCGTTCCTGGTCGAGAGCAATTCACGGCAGCCCTTGATCTCGTGCAAACAACG TTTGCTTGCTGCGGCATAAACGGAAGCAGCAATTACGGCACCTCTTGGTGGCGGCTACAGGAAATCGGTCGACGAGAGTTAGTGGTGCCTCTCAGCTGCTGCACCCTGAGCAACGTCAACCAGACCGACTCCTTCCTCAACCCCGAACCTGCCAATCTTACTCTCTGCCAGGCTTTGAACCCGGCCGAACATCAATACGCCCGGCACACCACG GGTTGCTTAGAGATGCTCGAGAAGTGGACTCAAGACCAAGCGTTGATACTGCTCACAGTGGGATTAGCAGTGATTTTTGTGGAAGTGGGCGCACTTCTGAGCACGTTCTTCGCCTGCTCGAAAGGTAGCAAAAGGGCTAAATCTCAAGCATCGACGTTCACGTCTACGCAAACACTCAGTCCCTTTAGCGAGAGTGATCACGATTACG GTTTAGGGATCGAGAATAGAATGCACGCGAGCGGAACCACGTTCGGCGGTAAATCATGA
- the Elp4 gene encoding elongator complex protein 4 has translation MKVYHFLRSFKADLKMDLSTSKGSRIPFIPGTKPSVKNSQLLVSTGIPSLDHILGGGLPVGSLFLIEEDQYSTYAKVILKYFMAEGVVTSQPLLIGSKDAKTSQLVSGMPAVITEGTSSDQSSNMDEQMTIAWRYQNMKIIDSSPTGGQVFGHFYDLTKTMDKEIVEKADITQWYDDSCPEKNNVFNNTTYSNLLKCIHATLKKGQYSISETPEKRQILRIAIHSLGSRLWCSDSESDSHQDVLQFLYYFRAVLRYNYAVGVITIPTEHFNNSDAIVQQIEHLSDAAIRLESFIGSEKETNPLFKDYHGLLHLQKMFAFNTIAPHEPDSRDLAFKLRRKKFIIEVLHLPPELGDTTQREQDDTVSQFGCSSQSHKNLLDF, from the exons ATGAAAGTTTATCATTTTTTACGAAg TTTTAAAGCAGATCTCAAAATGGACTTGAGTACCTCAAAGGGTagtagaattccatttatacCAGGGACCAAGCCTTCTGTAAAAAATTCACAACTACTTGTTTCAACTGGAATACCTTCTTTGGATCATATATTAG GTGGAGGATTGCCTGTTGGTTCCTTATTTCTTATTG AGGAAGATCAATATAGCACGTATGCAAAAGTCATATTAAAGTACTTCATGGCAGAAGGTGTGGTTACATCTCAACCATTATTAATTGGATCTAAAGACGCTAAAACTTCTCAACTCGTGTCAGGAATGCCAGCTGTTATAACAGAAGGCACATCATCCGATCAATCCTCAAATATGGATGAACAAATGACTATTGCTTGGAGGTATCAGAATATGAAAATAATTGATAGTTCTCCAACTGGGGGACAAGTTTTTGGTCATTTCTATGATCTTACAAAAACAATGGACAAAGAAATAGTTGAGAAAGCAGATATAACACAGTGGTACGATGATAGCTGTCCTGAGAAAAACAATGTCTTTAATAATACGACATATTCAAATTTACTGAAATGTATTCATGCGACTTTGAAAAAGGGACAATATTCAATTTCAGAAACACCTGAAAAAAGACAGATTTTAAGAATAGCAATTCACTCATTAGGATCTAGATTATGGTGTAGTGACTCTGAAAGTGATTCGCATCAAGATGTGCTACAATTTTTATATTACTTCAGAGCAGTTTTAAGATATAACTATGCAGTTGGAGTGATAACTATACCTACTGAACATTTCAACAATTCA GATGCCATTGTGCAACAAATTGAACACTTATCAGATGCTGCAATTAGATTGGAGTCGTTCATAGGTTCGGAAAAGGAAACAAATCCACTGTTTAAAGACTATCATGGTCTATTACATCTTCAAAAGATGTTTGCTTTCAATACGATAGCACCTCATGAACCCGACTCGCGAGATCTTGCATTTAAATTACGTCGGAAAAAATTCATTATCGAG GTTTTACATTTACCTCCCGAATTAGGGGACACTACTCAACGAGAACAAGATGACACAGTGTCTCAATTCGGATGTTCTAGTCAGTCACATAAGAATTTGTTagatttttaa